CTTTAATTCCAGTTTCGAATATTTCCGGCTTTACTGATTGTTCCTCAAAACTTGGTGCTGATCTATGAATAGGATATGATACATCAGTTTTTACTGGTTCTCCCTCATCCATGGGTTTTCCTAAAACATTAAATAATCTACCTAAAACAGGATTCCCAACAGGTACAGTGATTGATTTTCCAGTATCGAAGGCATTCATTCCTCTTCTTAGACCCTCTGTATTTTCTACAGCTATTGTTCTAACAATATCATCTCCAATATGTTGCTCAACTTCCGCCACAATCTTTCTGTCACCCATATCAATCTCAATAGCATTATATATATTAGGCAACGCATCTGAATCAAATTTAATATCGATTACCGGTCCTATAATTTGAACTACTTTTCCTATTTGTCCTGGCATTATTTCACCTCCAAAAATAAGGGGAGCATTTCCCCTACATGTATCATTAGCGTTGTGCCTCTGCTCCTCCAACAATTTCTGATATCTCTTGAGTTATAACACTTTGTCTTAATCTATTGTATTGAATACTAAGCTTATCTAAAATATCATTTGCATTTTTCGTTGCCCCATTCATAGCTTCCATTCTTGAACTTTCTTCGCTGGTTCTACCATTAAGCATTGCATTAAATAAACGTTCTTCAATATAACTCTTTATAACTTCATCTAATATCTCAAAATTTTCCAATTCATATATTTCATTTTCCTTAGAATCACTGTTTAAATCAATTGGGAGTATTCTTTCTACTTTAACCTCTCTTTTAATAGTAGAAATAAATTCTGTATATATAATATTTACCTCTCCCACTTCTTCATTCAAATATAAATCTAATATATCTTTTGTAATATTTTTTGAATATTTGAAGGTAGGAACGCTTGGTATATCGGTGTATTCTTTTAAAATATCATAATTTATTCTTTTTAT
The nucleotide sequence above comes from Hathewaya histolytica. Encoded proteins:
- the atpG gene encoding ATP synthase F1 subunit gamma, producing the protein MAGTSFAVIRKRINSINNTKKITKAMSLVATSKLRKNKERLYINNQYKANLHKVILNMLSSYEEGSILVDGNGSNKKLYIVITSELGLCAGYNANVISKLKESIKENNNEYGVFVIGQKGLNSIKRINYDILKEYTDIPSVPTFKYSKNITKDILDLYLNEEVGEVNIIYTEFISTIKREVKVERILPIDLNSDSKENEIYELENFEILDEVIKSYIEERLFNAMLNGRTSEESSRMEAMNGATKNANDILDKLSIQYNRLRQSVITQEISEIVGGAEAQR